One Gossypium hirsutum isolate 1008001.06 chromosome A11, Gossypium_hirsutum_v2.1, whole genome shotgun sequence genomic window carries:
- the LOC107890024 gene encoding ELMO domain-containing protein A, translating to MRPGALRRRLDHGDVGRMSNGNYMMTGLHGLDEPLLGNRDYSGRHSEGKTLECIWVEGQRKEHLHWAALLFTNLIVQWAQWIANIVLGSVSFIARILPLPSNTQSGSNWKLLEPALNPLQEARLRSLQQRLGIPYDGSRLEHQEALKQLWKLAYPHRELPSLKSELWKDMGWQGPDPSTDFRGGGFISLENLIFFAKKYPQSFQRLLHKQDGNRSEWEYPFAVAGINISFMLVQMLDLQSGKPSSRAGRRFLELLAEDEMAFDDLYCVTFQMMDAQWLVKRASYMEFNEILKSTRTRLEHELSLESVSGLKDLPAYSLLKR from the exons ATGAGACCTGGTGCCTTGCGAAGGCGGCTTGATCATGGGGACGTTGGCAGGATGAGCAATGGAAATTATATGATGACGGGATTACATGGTTTAGATGAACCTTTGTTAGGGAATCGTGATTACAGTGGCAGGCATTCTGAG GGGAAAACGCTAGAGTGTATTTGGGTTGAAGGGCAAAGGAAGGAGCATTTACATTGGGCTGCGCTTTTGTTCACTAACTTGATTGTGCAATGGGCACAATGGATAG CAAACATTGTCCTTGGATCTGTATCATTTATTGCACGCATTTTACCTCTACCTTCTAACACCCAAAGTGGATCAAACTGGAAACTTCTTGAGCCTGCACTTAATCCTTTACAG GAAGCTAGGCTGAGAAGTCTTCAGCAAAGATTGGGAATCCCCTATGATGGATCTCGCCTGGAGCATCAA GAAGCTCTTAAGCAATTATGGAAATTGGCTTACCCTCACAGGGAGCTTCCATCTCTTAAATCAGAACTTTGGAAGGACATGGGATGGCAAGGTCCAGATCCTTCAACAGATTTTCG GGGTGGAGGATTCATATCATTAGAGAATCTCATATTTTTTGCCAAGAAATATCCG CAATCTTTCCAGAGGTTGTTGCACAAACAAGATGGGAATAGATCTGAATGGGAATATCCATTTGCAGTAGCTGGCATCAATATTTCATTTATGTTGGTACAGATGTTGGATCTGCAATCAG GGAAACCATCTTCTAGGGCTGGAAGACGATTTTTGGAACTACTTGCAGAAGATGAAATGGCATTCGACGATCTTTATTGTGTGACCTTTCAAATGATGGATGCACAATGGCTTGTGAAACGGGCTTCATACATGGAATTCAAT GAAATTCTGAAGTCTACAAGAACACGGTTAGAGCACGAACTCTCACTTGAAAGTGTCTCCGGATTGAAAGATTTACCAGCATATAGTCTGTTAAAAAGGTAA